In Miscanthus floridulus cultivar M001 chromosome 5, ASM1932011v1, whole genome shotgun sequence, one genomic interval encodes:
- the LOC136453979 gene encoding rapid alkalinization factor-like — MLPPPPRRRAALTVLVVAAVLLAVAGNAQRSAAAASAPVYHDEDDWAADVGYGYGGVAACTGTATGAECAVAARRELGDGGSIGYGALQKDQTPCSYRGASYYNCHPGGAANPYTRGCSAITQCRG, encoded by the coding sequence atgctgccgccgccgccacggcgccGCGCGGCGCTCACAGTGCTTGTTGTGGCCGCCGTGCTCCTCGCCGTCGCAGGCAACGCGCagcggagcgccgccgccgcgtcggcaCCGGTGTACCACGACGAAGACGACTGGGCGGCGGACGTGGGCTACGGTTACGGCGGCGTGGCGGCCTGCACGGGCACGGCGACGGGGGCGGAGTGCGCGGTGGCGGCCAGGAGGGAGCTGGGCGACGGCGGCAGCATCGGCTACGGCGCGCTGCAGAAGGACCAGACGCCGTGCTCGTACCGCGGCGCGTCCTACTACAACTGCCACCCCGGCGGCGCCGCCAACCCTTACACCcggggctgctccgccatcacccaGTGCAGAGGCTAG